One stretch of Brevibacillus laterosporus DNA includes these proteins:
- a CDS encoding 3'-5' exonuclease, whose amino-acid sequence MGEIYTFIDLETTGLDHETDQIIEIAAVKTDLEREYGRFQTFVQLDEGRELPNFITELTGITERELHGGTYSFLAVGALAKFFTDTTVVAHNASFDLSFVTGRAMFLEKFVCTRSLARLVAPTESPSLKDVCARHGIELNGHHRAMNDVLATIEVFRKLKPIADYRGIDYRNVVVNAPDRPLKYVPYGAKIVEVSAWCR is encoded by the coding sequence ATGGGTGAAATTTACACGTTCATTGATTTGGAAACGACGGGTCTCGATCACGAAACTGACCAGATTATCGAGATAGCCGCGGTAAAAACGGATTTAGAACGGGAGTATGGACGGTTCCAGACGTTTGTGCAACTCGATGAGGGGCGCGAATTACCAAACTTTATCACGGAGCTGACGGGTATCACAGAGAGAGAATTGCACGGAGGTACCTACAGTTTCCTTGCGGTCGGTGCGTTAGCTAAATTTTTCACTGATACTACTGTCGTTGCTCATAACGCCTCATTCGATCTATCGTTTGTTACTGGACGCGCTATGTTCCTTGAAAAGTTCGTCTGCACCCGATCACTCGCCAGACTCGTAGCGCCCACGGAATCCCCTTCGTTAAAAGACGTATGTGCCCGACATGGCATTGAGTTAAACGGACATCATCGCGCGATGAACGATGTACTCGCCACAATCGAGGTCTTCCGCAAGCTTAAACCTATCGCAGATTACCGAGGAATTGACTACCGGAATGTGGTCGTAAATGCTCCGGATCGGCCGTTAAAATACGTGCCTTATGGGGCGAAAATTGTGGAGGTGTCCGCCTGGTGCCGTTAG